A portion of the Pangasianodon hypophthalmus isolate fPanHyp1 chromosome 20, fPanHyp1.pri, whole genome shotgun sequence genome contains these proteins:
- the tmem51b gene encoding transmembrane protein 51b: MCLSGQPLCSGRGHVRSNSSSSEGSSSSSQYAFCALGVGLVALGVVMILWSVVPLEVRWNNTGVQHDGVANDDTKQKTSSVAFVLVGAGLALLLLAVCLGVRNKHRRNRGTTTATGTHYTDRVPGEAGETLAPAPNYDVPSYDEAVTSGRYPIRQSNLRQSTSQLPSYEDLVAPVENEGEGSGGASSQNASSPGPHVGPPAAGTNAQPARSSSRASYILRPLRVRRIKSEKLHVKDIQLNIQSLPQGGRVTIEPLTPPPQYEDKVPEFPTEPV; encoded by the exons ATGTGTTTAAGTGGGCAGCCTCTGTGCTCAGGCAGGGGCCATGTGCGATCTAACTCCTCCTCTAGTGAGGGCAGCAGCTCAAGCTCTCAATATGCATTCTGTGCCCTGGGTGTAGGCCTGGTGGCGCTTGGAGTGGTCATGATTCTGTGGAGCGTGGTGCCACTGGAGGTGCGTTGGAATAACACAGGTGTGCAACATGATGGTGTTGCCAATGATGATACCAAGCAGAAGACCTCATCTGTGGCTTTTGTGCTGGTTGGGGCTGGACTGGCCTTGCTGCTGTTGGCTGTGTGCCTGGGAGTGAGAAACAAGCACAGGAGGAACAGAGGGACAACTACAGCCACTGGTACACATTACACAGACCGTGTGCCAGGAGAAGCAGGAGAGAC CTTGGCACCTGCCCCAAACTATGATGTGCCTAGCTATGATGAGGCTGTGACTAGTGGGCGTTATCCTATTCGCCAAAGCAACCTGCGCCAGAGTACCTCACAGCTCCCTTCTTATGAGGACCTGGTTGCTCCAGTGGAGAATGAAGGAGAAGGATCAGGTGGTGCGAGCAGTCAAAATGCTTCTTCTCCTGGCCCTCATGTTGGCCCCCCAGCAGCTGGAACAAATGCGCAGCCGGCCCGCAGCAGCAGCCGAGCGAGCTACATCCTCAGACCCCTCCGCGTGCGCAGGATTAAATCAGAGAAGCTCCATGTCAAAGATATCCAGCTGAACATCCAGAGCCTCCCACAGGGAGGACGAGTGACCATCGAGCCCCTGACACCTCCACCACAGTACGAGGACAAAGTGCCCGAGTTCCCCACAGAACCAGTGTGA